In a genomic window of Acropora muricata isolate sample 2 chromosome 2, ASM3666990v1, whole genome shotgun sequence:
- the LOC136907158 gene encoding kelch-like protein 18 codes for MSQDTIDDENYRNKLLSKLFRQQREGVLCDVVLIIKDREFSAHKSVLAASSEYFLALFTTTMIERNCSSVRLDLCPDVVQDLLEYLYTGKVTFTKSNVKGLIITADYLLVSNLKQEAEKYLRSVISEVNCTSMYVFAVHSNCDKLKADATSLIGGNFASVSKTNEFLNLDFNLLLPLVSYDAIIVATEEEVFEAVLRWVKHEEGTRTCHFEELFKSIHLFSLSKEYIQDNIRTEPLVNRSEGCMEFLIESLNNFSVHKASRLDLRPRRCQENDLTAIVLMGGLCEGRSLKSTLAYFPAQNLWHRLADMNSDRNEHAVVECGGLLYCVGGYPRGSSVERFDPLTNEWTQMADLLQRTFAPAAVSCDGCIYVFGGKDGFEALSTVQCYQPSSNSWSLGPAMCQARKALCAVFHRGDVFAIGGCVNDNYALNSLEKLSVATQSWTELSPMTQERKYASAAVTGDKILVIGGFQKTSSSALGSCELYCPLTDQWSVVVDLVFPRAAGGIATVGNKVYVLGGRHDRQAQVSVESYDEESDRWIVEETVLPFGCAWFQCAVAKIPKAHIN; via the coding sequence ATGTCTCAAGATACGATCGACGACGAAAATTACAGAAATAAATTGCTCTCAAAACTTTTCCGTCAACAACGCGAGGGTGTGTTGTGCGACGTTGTGCTTATCATCAAAGACCGTGAATTTTCAGCGCACAAAAGCGTGTTGGCGGCTTCTAGCGAATATTTCCTGGCTTTGTTCACGACAACAATGATCGAGAGGAACTGCTCGTCCGTTCGTCTTGATTTATGTCCAGACGTTGTACAAGATCTCTTGGAATACTTGTACACAGGAAAAGTGACTTTCACTAAATCCAATGTCAAGGGATTGATTATTACCGCTGATTATCTTCTGGTGTCTAACTTGAAACAAGAGGCCGAAAAATATCTTCGCTCTGTCATCTCGGAGGTGAATTGTACGTCAATGTATGTATTCGCAGTTCATTCCAACTGCGATAAGCTGAAGGCAGATGCAACGAGTTTAATTGGCGGTAACTTTGCTTCAGTGTCCAAGACAAACGAGTTTCTTAACTTGGACTTTAATCTGCTTCTGCCCCTTGTATCGTATGACGCGATTATAGTCGCCACAGAAGAGGAAGTGTTTGAAGCAGTTTTGCGTTGGGTGAAGCACGAAGAGGGTACTCGAACATGTCACTTTGAGGAGTTATTCAAAAGcattcatttgttttcattgtcaaaggAATACATTCAAGACAACATCAGAACAGAGCCACTAGTAAACCGAAGCGAAGGATGCATGGAATTTCTCATCGAAAGTTTGAACAACTTCAGTGTCCACAAAGCAAGCAGGCTGGATTTAAGGCCCAGAAGATGTCAGGAAAACGACCTAACAGCAATTGTGTTGATGGGAGGCCTGTGCGAAGGCAGGTCTCTGAAGAGTACATTGGCTTATTTTCCAGCACAAAACTTGTGGCATCGGCTTGCTGATATGAATTCCGATCGGAACGAGCATGCTGTGGTGGAATGTGGTGGATTGTTATACTGTGTCGGTGGCTACCCTCGGGGGTCCTCTGTGGAACGATTCGACCCTCTGACAAACGAATGGACACAAATGGCCGATTTGCTGCAGCGAACATTCGCACCAGCAGCAGTCTCATGTGATGGGTGCATCTACGTTTTTGGCGGGAAAGACGGCTTCGAGGCCTTGAGCACCGTGCAGTGCTATCAACCGAGCAGTAACTCGTGGAGTCTTGGGCCCGCGATGTGCCAAGCTCGCAAAGCATTATGCGCGGTCTTCCATAGGGGAGACGTGTTTGCTATTGGTGGATGTGTAAACGACAACTATGCGCTCAACAGCTTAGAGAAACTCAGCGTTGCTACGCAAAGCTGGACTGAGCTCAGCCCCATGACACAGGAGAGAAAGTACGCAAGCGCAGCGGTGACTGGGGACAAGATCCtcgtgattggtggatttcaaAAAACGTCATCATCGGCTTTGGGTAGCTGCGAGTTGTATTGTCCTCTTACTGACCAATGGAGCGTCGTAGTAGACTTGGTTTTTCCACGAGCTGCAGGAGGCATAGCTACAGTTGGAAACAAGGTTTACGTCCTGGGTGGCAGGCATGACAGACAAGCTCAAGTTTCTGTGGAGAGTTACGACGAAGAAAGTGACAGATGGATTGTAGAGGAAACTGTCTTGCCGTTTGGATGTGCGTGGTTTCAATGTGCAGTGGCCAAAATTCCTAAAGCGCACATAAACTGA
- the LOC136907170 gene encoding abscission/NoCut checkpoint regulator-like, with amino-acid sequence MNSYLLRQCTQTCYLAGSNMAGLQCFGCGQGFGFFRREHGCKKCGHIFCSGCTSNLLVLPEHGSKKVKVCDQCYRNATRLAGKESQKFNPSASSMNDLNRNTAFSNRSGINNTQGCIPASRSVGANIPTNPVGDKNCVTDPDETIRRRLEKLKSDDSAHSSNDNPPVKLTDEELGNRFENLTGRKATSMQKSDVNAFLVAKKSAVEEVDDLMKQVMAENKLDEDVGGNYNSGITDREIEERLARLKDMDPSLTNRPKATELDSDEDDETASKRYLEQILSEVALDVKMGGIDVGETRKKDNSSKTTLSKSPTPGRSKVAMDNESSSTSNKYSCMFSKDYDASSDDEELPWCCICNGNAVLRCHGCDDDLYCRRCYREGHSREDYEDHDISEYRPPRKKR; translated from the exons ATGAACTCCTATCTTCTTAGACAATGCACGCAAACATGTTACCTCGCGGGCTCGAACATGGCTGGCTTGCAGTGTTTTGGTTGTGGACAAGGCTTTGGATTCTTCCGACGCGAG CATGGTTGTAAGAAATGTGGACACATCTTCTGCTCAGGCTGCACATCAAATTTGTTGGTTTTGCCAGAGCATGGTTCAAAGAAGGTGAAAGTGTGTGATCAGTGCTACAGAAATGCAACAAG ACTGGCTGGGAAAGAATCACAAAAATTTAATCCTAGTGCCAGTAGTATGAATGACTTGAACAGAAATACTGCTTTTTCAAACAGATCAGGAATCAACAATACCCAG GGATGCATTCCTGCAAGTAGATCAGTTGGAGCAAATATACCCACCAATCCAGTAGGAGACAAAAATTGTGTGACTGATCCTGATGAGACAATAAGGAGAAGGCTTGAAAAACTAAAATCAGATGATTCAGCTCATTCTTCAAATG ACAACCCCCCAGTAAAACTAACAGATGAAGAATTGGGGAACAGATTTGAAAACCTTACTGGAAGGAAGGCAACATCAATGCAAAAATCTGAT GTCAATGCTTTTCTTGTGGCAAAGAAATCTGCAGTGGAAGAAGTTGACGACTTAATGAAACAGGTGATGGCAGAGAACAAGCTTGATGAAGATGTTGGTGGAAATTATAACAGTGGGATCACAGATAGGGAAATTGAAGAGAGACTTGCTCGATTGAAAGACATGGATCCAA GTTTGACCAACCGACCAAAGGCAACTGAGTTAGACAGCGACGAGGATGACGAAACAGCAAGTAAACGGTACTTAGAACAG ATCCTTAGTGAAGTAGCTCTGGATGTAAAGATGGGTGGCATTGATGTTG GTGAAACAAGGAAAAAGGATAATTCCAGTAAAACTACACTAAGCAAATCACCAACTCCAGGACGATCAAAG gttGCCATGGACAATGAGTCAAGCAGTACTTCAAATAAGTATAGTTGCATGTTCAGCAAGGATTATGATGCCAGTAGTGATGATGAAGAGTTGCCATGGTGCTGTATTTGTAACGGCAATGCAGTGTTGAGATGCCATGGTTGTGACGATGACTTGTATTGTCGAAGATGTTACAG GGAGGGTCACAGTCGGGAAGATTATGAAGATCATGACATATCAGAATATAGGCCGCCCAGAAAGAAAAGATGA